From one Trifolium pratense cultivar HEN17-A07 linkage group LG1, ARS_RC_1.1, whole genome shotgun sequence genomic stretch:
- the LOC123884906 gene encoding pentatricopeptide repeat-containing protein At3g59040 produces MCSLISKSHCHLGQLSLLPLQTRNSEYGIVKVKMNGRLKVVCMGMLKPRKFMQRKRKMVVFKDADDEAEQKNWWRLMNLITETGSAVSVLSSEKKKNQTIPKDLLIGTLIRFKQLKKWNHVVEILEWLRSQKWWDFGTTDFFMLITAYGKLGDFNGAEKVLGLMNKNGYAPNVVSQTALMEAYGRGGKYNNAEAIFRRMQTFGPEPSAFTYQIILKTFVQANKFKEAEELLDKLLHDEKLSFKPDQKMFNMMIYMYKKVGSHAKARQTFALMAERGIERNTVTFNSLMSYESNYKEVSNIYDQMQRADLRPDVVSYALLVNAYGKARREDEALAVFEEMLDAGVRPTRKAYNILLDAFSTSGMVEQARTVFKSMRRDKYMPDLCSYTTMLSAYVNASDMDGAEKFFKRLIQDGFEPNVVTYGTIIKGYADANNLEKVMEKYEEMLGRGIEANQTIITTIMDAHGKNGDFDSAVHWFKEMELSGLVPDQKAKNVLLSLAKTEEDKQEANELVSLSIEINNLPNVNGLEEDDDDEDEDDEEDFDAEVAIAYDEQPEETS; encoded by the exons ATGTGTAGTCTCATTTCCAAGTCACACTGCCACTTAGGCCAACTCTCTTTGCTACCTCTTCAAACACG TAATTCAGAATATGGAATTGTGAAGGTGAAGATGAATGGGAGATTGAAAGTGGTGTGTATGGGTATGTTGAAACCAAGAAAATTCATgcaaaggaaaaggaaaatggTTGTTTTCAAGGATGCTGATGATGAAGCTGAACAGAAAAATTGGTGGAGACTCATGAATTTAATAACTGAGACTGGTTCTGCTGTTTCTGTTCTTTCTtctgagaagaagaaaaatcaaACTATCCCTAAAGACCTTCTTATTGGTACTTTGATTAGGTTTAAGCAACTCAAAAAGTGGAACCATGTTGTTGAG ATTCTTGAATGGCTTAGGTCTCAAAAGTGGTGGGATTTTGGTACGACGGATTTCTTTATGCTTATTACGGCTTATGGAAAGCTTGGAGATTTCAATGGTGCTGAGAAGGTGTTGGGCTTGATGAATAAGAATGGTTATGCACCAAATGTAGTGTCTCAAACTGCACTTATGGAAGCATATGGAAGAGGAGGCAAATACAACAATGCTGAAGCGATTTTTCGTAGGATGCAGACATTTGGCCCTGAACCTTCTGCTTTCACATATCAGATAATCCTTAAAACATTTGTTCAG GCCAACAAGTTTAAGGAAGCTGAAGAATTACTTGACAAGCTACTGCATGATGAAAAGTTATCTTTTAAACCAGACCAGAAGATGTTTAACATGATGATTTATATGTATAAGAAGGTTGGAAGTCATGCAAAGGCTCGCCAGACATTTGCACTGATGGCTGAACGGGGAATCGAAAGAAATACAGTAACATTTAATAGCCTGATGTCATATGAATCAAATTACAAGGAAGTTTCAAACATATATGATCag ATGCAAAGAGCTGATCTCAGACCTGACGTGGTTAGCTATGCCTTACTCGTCAATGCTTATGGGAAAGCCAGGAGGGAGGACGAAGCATTAGCTGTAtttgaggaaatgcttgatgCTGGTGTCAG ACCAACTCGGAAGGCTTACAATATTTTACTTGATGCATTTTCCACATCGGGAATGGTAGAACAAGCTCGGACTGTGTTTAAGAGCATGAGAAGGGATAA GTACATGCCAGATCTTTGCTCATATACTACCATGTTATCAGCTTATGTCAATGCTTCTGACATGGATGGTGCAGAAAAGTTCTTCAAAAGATTGATACAAGATGGTTTTGAACCTAATGTTGTAACTTATGGAACCATAATAAAAGGGTATGCTGATGCAAATAATCTTGAGAAGGTAATGGAAAAGTATGAGGAAATGCTCGGGAGGGGTATCGAGGCCAATCAAACAATTATTACAACTATCATGGACGCACATGGTAAAAATGGAGATTTCGACAGTGCTGTTCACTGGTTTAAAGAAATGGAGTTGAGTGGCCTTGTTCCTGATCAGAAAGCTAAAAATGTCCTTCTATCTCTAGCAAAAACAGAGGAAGATAAACAAGAGGCTAATGAGCTAGTATCACTTTCcattgaaattaataatttaccTAATGTTAATGGCCTTGAAGAGGACGATgacgatgaagatgaagatgacgaAGAAGATTTTGACGCCGAGGTTGCAATAGCTTATGATGAACAACCGGAAGAGACTAGTTAA
- the LOC123902658 gene encoding thioredoxin X, chloroplastic encodes MDTITSTSASLTLSLPTVPVRTVASSISISVSSSSSLSLTRSHCSARQRRLYSQKRRFWNSSCSSAVSKFTVTCGITEINESQFKETVLKSERPVLVEFVATWCGPCRLITPAMESLAQEYADRLTVVKIDHDANPQLIEEYKVYGLPHLILFKDGKEVPKSRREGAITKVKLKEHVDALLESISVT; translated from the exons ATGGACACAATCACCTCAACTTCAGCTTCACTAACACTATCTCTCCCTACGGTTCCGGTTCGTACAGTTGCTTCTTCCATCTCCATCTctgtatcttcttcatcatctctTTCCCTCACTCGCTCTCACTGTTCCGCCAGACAGAGACGACTCTACTCTCAAAAAAGAAGGTTCTGGaattcttcttgttcttctgcGGTTTCAAAATTTACAGTGACTTGCGGTATCACGGAAATCAATGAGAGTCAGTTCAAGGAAACTGTATTGAAATCTGAGCGTCCGGTTCTAGTTGAATTCGTCGCTACTTGGTGTGGTCCTTGCCGTTTGATCACTCCAGCTATGGAATCCCTAGCTCAA GAATATGCAGACAGATTAACAGTTGTAAAGATTGATCATGATGCTAACCCGCAGCTAATTGAAGAGTATAAAGTTTATGGACTGCCACACCTGATTCTCTTCAAGGACGGGAAGGAAGTCCCAAAAAGCAGGCGGGAAGGTGCAATTACAAAGGTGAAACTTAAAGAACATGTTGATGCTTTATTGGAATCAATATCAGTTACATAG
- the LOC123887485 gene encoding sugar transport protein 10-like, with the protein MAGGTFVDSGNAKQFDGKVTAFVLVTSFVAAMGGLLFGYDLGITGGVTSMDPFLIKFFPSVYKQMKGETLRESQYCKYDNELLTLFTSSLYLAALVASFFASTTTRVMGRKTSMFVGGLFFLIGALLNGFAQNIGMLIVGRLLLGFGVGYCNQSVPVYLSEIAPAKIRGALNIGFQMMITIGILVANLINYGTSKLENGWRISLGLGAVPAIMLCLGSLFLSDTPNSMIERGQSDAARKMLQKIRGIDNVEEEFQDLINASEEAKNVEHPWKNITQPRYKPQLTFCSFIPFFQQLTGINVIMFYAPVLFKTLGFGDDAALMSAVISGGVNVLATFVSIFSVDKFGRRFLFLEGGVQMFICQIAVGTMIALKFGVSGEGSFTRGEANLLLFFICAYVAAFAWSWGPLGWLVPSEICSLEVRSAGQAINVAVNMLFTFGIAQIFLNMLCHLKFGLFFFFAGFVLIMTVFIALFLPETKNVPIEEMNKVWKSHWFWTKFVPDVDTVTNNNRRATAQS; encoded by the exons ATGGCAGGTGGAACTTTTGTAGATTCAGGAAATGCAAAGCAATTTGATGGCAAGGTAACAGCATTTGTGTTGGTTACATCTTTTGTGGCAGCCATGGGAGGTTTACTCTTTGGTTATGACTTGGGAATTACAGGAGGAGTGACTTCTATGGATCcatttttgataaaattcttTCCAAGTGTTTATAAACAAATGAAAGGTGAAACTCTTCGCGAAAGCCAATACTGTAAATATGACAATGAGCTACTCACTTTATTCACATCTTCCTTGTATCTTGCTGCATTGGTAGCTTCTTTCTTTGCTTCCACAACCACAAGAGTCATGGGGCGCAAGACTTCGATGTTTGTAGGTGGTTTGTTTTTCCTCATTGGTGCATTGTTGAATGGCTTTGCACAGAACATTGGAATGCTTATCGTTGGTCGTTTATTGCTTGGTTTTGGTGTTGGATACTGTAATCAA TCTGTTCCGGTGTATCTATCGGAAATTGCTCCCGCAAAAATTAGAGGTGCTCTCAACATTGGATTTCAGATGATGATCACAATTGGTATCTTAGTTGCAAATCTTATCAACTATGGGACTTCCAAACTTGAAAACGGGTGGAGAATTTCTCTAGGTCTCGGAGCTGTTCCTGCAATCATGTTGTGTTTGGGATCACTTTTCTTAAGTGATACACCCAATTCCATGATTGAACGAGGCCAAAGTGACGCGGCCAGGAAAATGTTACAAAAGATTCGTGGCATCGACAATGTTGAGGAGGAGTTTCAGGATCTTATTAATGCTAGTGAGGAGGCAAAGAATGTGGAGCACCCATGGAAGAACATTACACAACCAAGATACAAGCCTCAACTCACTTTCTGCTCTTTCATTCCATTTTTCCAACAACTCACTGGCATCAATGTTATCATGTTTTACGCACCCGTCCTTTTCAAGACTCTAGGCTTTGGTGATGATGCTGCCCTCATGTCCGCAGTTATCTCTGGAGGTGTCAATGTGCTTGCCACCTTTGTTTCCATATTCAGTGTTGACAAGTTTGGAAGAAGGTTTTTATTTCTTGAAGGTGGCGTCCAAATGTTTATCTGTCAG ATTGCCGTTGGAACCATGATTGCCTTAAAATTTGGAGTGAGTGGTGAAGGGTCATTCACCAGAGGAGAAGCCAACCTTCTCTTGTTCTTTATATGTGCATATGTTGCAGCATTTGCTTGGTCTTGGGGGCCACTAGGATGGTTGGTACCGAGTGAAATTTGCTCTCTTGAAGTTCGATCGGCAGGTCAAGCTATCAATGTTGCCGTGAACATGTTGTTCACTTTTGGCATTGCTCAAATTTTTCTCAACATGCTTTGTCACTTGAAATTTggtcttttcttcttctttgctGGTTTTGTTCTCATCATGACCGTCTTCATTGCATTGTTCCTCCCTGAGACAAAGAATGTCCCAATTGAAGAAATGAATAAAGTGTGGAAATCACATTGGTTTTGGACAAAATTTGTTCCTGATGTTGACACAGTCACCAATAATAATCGTAGGGCCACTGCTCAAAGTTGA
- the LOC123883701 gene encoding E2F-associated phosphoprotein, translating to MEEGDAAKSPTNSQQTVSDDEEIDYSTKPEFYDPELDDKDEKWIHKKRHGSDSDAVLCCPACFTTLCLECQRHEKYLTQYRAIFVTNCKIEDKQVPMQSSSKSRSRKRNRRNEEFDGSDAISTSNETLKQVCCAVCSTEVGVFDEDEVYHFFNVLPSES from the exons ATGGAAGAAGGAGATGCGGCCAAATCACCCACCAATTCACAACAAACTG tttcTGATGATGAGGAGATTGACTATTCAACCAAACCGGAGTTTTATGATCCTGAACTTGATGATAAGGATGAAAAATGGATTCATAAAAAAAGACATGGAAGTGACTCTGATGCGGTTCTTTGCTGCCCTGCTTGCTTCACCACGCTCTGCCTAGAATGTCAAAG GCATGAGAAATATTTGACCCAGTATAGAGCAATATTTGTTACAAACTGCAAGATTGAGGATAAACAAGTTCCGATGCAAAGTAGCTCAAAATCAAgatcaagaaaaagaaatagaagGAACGAAGAATTTGACGGGAGTGATGCAATTTCAACTAGTAATGAAACATTAAAGCAAGTCTGTTGCGCTGTTTGTTCGACAGAGGTAGGTGTCTTTGATGAAGATGAGGTTTATCATTTCTTCAATGTTCTCCCTAGTGAATCCTGA
- the LOC123910303 gene encoding putative pentatricopeptide repeat-containing protein At5g08310, mitochondrial gives MALKLNNKFKFTHTFFSKLRYSSSSSTQSADTIVSIITTKGLTAPELNNFSPSLTPHLVESVLTRLRSWRIAQTFFHWSSNQPHYHHTPFTFNAIASIFSRSHQTQPLIDLAKHLPNSSCSFTPGALSFFLRCLGNLRLVHEANHLFDEMSLKGLCVPDRHCYNILLEVISKCGSIDLMEKRLSEMKGFGWEFDKYTLMPVIVTYCNARRIDQALGVYKEMEEKGWVDEGLCSMMALYFSKWGEVDKAFELVERMGENGMRLSEKTFCVLIHGFVKGSRVDKALQLFDKMRREDGFTPDVSLYDVLIGGLCKNKDADRALSLFYEMKESGVRPDAGILTKLISCFSDNKSMVSKLLEEIPEGEEDEITLVLIYNALLTCYVNDGLMDEAYRLIQMMIQSKSSTDNDASQMDAFFKIIKRLVSPNITSFGIVIDGLLKHDQLDLALRLFNDMRRFVGKPTILVYNNLIDSLCKSNRLEESYELLREIKELGIEPTHFTYNSIYGCMCKRKDVPGASNMLKEMGACGHGPWIKHTTLLVKELCDHGRVIEACEFLDNMVQQGFLPDIVSYSAAIGGLVNIQEVDHAMKIFRDLCSRGHCPDVVCFNLLIRGLCKANRFSEAENLFNELVERGLSPSVVTYNLFIDYWCKNGSVDKAMALLFKMSKEDKEPSIITYTTLVDGLCKEERPDDAILLWKEMERKGCPLNRIAFMAIIYGLCKCNRPTDALCYLREMEQKQMKPASFIYIALLSAYVSDLNLTSAFEIFKEMVDLGFFPHPLDKNYPIAVDAILKFCKDQRTSSSIQVLMEEGKIPSECELLEVKG, from the coding sequence atggcattgaaactcaacaacaaattcaaattcactCACACATTCTTCTCCAAACTCcgttattcttcttcttcttcaactcaATCCGCAGATACCATTGTTTCCATCATCACCACCAAAGGACTCACCGCTCCTGAACTCAACAACTTCTCACCTTCACTAACCCCTCACCTCGTCGAGTCCGTCCTCACGCGCCTCCGCAGTTGGCGTATAGCTCAAACCTTCTTCCATTGGTCTTCCAATCAACCCCATTATCACCACACTCCCTTCACCTTCAATGCTATCGCTTCTATCTTCTCACGTTCCCATCAAACCCAACCTCTCATAGACCTTGCCAAACACCTTCCCAATTCCTCATGTTCATTCACACCTGGTGCTTTATCTTTCTTCCTTCGTTGCCTCGGTAATCTTCGCTTGGTTCATGAAGCCAACCACCTGTTCGATGAAATGTCGCTGAAGGGTCTTTGTGTTCCGGATCGTCAttgttataatattttgttaGAGGTTATATCGAAATGTGGGTCGATTGATTTGATGGAGAAGAGGTTGAGTGAAATGAAGGGTTTTGGTTGGGAGTTTGATAAGTACACGCTTATGCCGGTTATTGTTACTTATTGCAATGCTCGTAGAATTGATCAGGCTTTGGGTGTTTATAAGGAAATGGAAGAGAAAGGTTGGGTTGATGAAGGTCTTTGTTCTATGATGGCGTTGTATTTTTCTAAATGGGGTGAGGTTGATAAGGCTTTTGAGTTGGTGGAGAGGATGGGTGAAAATGGAATGAGACTCAGTGAGAAgactttttgtgttttgattCATGGTTTTGTCAAGGGGTCGCGGGTTGATAAGGCTCTTCAGCTGTTTGATAAAATGCGCCGGGAGGATGGTTTCACTCCTGATGTTTCCTTGTATGATGTTCTCATTGGAGGACTCTGCAAGAATAAGGACGCTGACAGGGCTTTGAGCTTGTTTTACGAGATGAAGGAATCCGGGGTTAGGCCGGATGCTGGAATATTAACTAAATTGATATCATGTTTTTCGGATAATAAAAGTATGGTTTCTAAGTTACTTGAAGAAATTCCTGAAGGGGAAGAAGACGAGATAACTCTTGTTTTGATCTACAATGCCCTTTTGACTTGTTATGTGAATGATGGGCTGATGGATGAAGCTTATCGCCTTATTCAAATGATGATTCAAAGCAAATCTAGTACTGATAATGACGCATCCCAGATGGATGCTTTCTTCAAGATCATCAAGAGATTGGTTTCCCCCAATATCACTTCCTTTGGCATTGTAATTGATGGCTTACTAAAACATGATCAGTTGGACCTTGCCCTGCGCCTCTTTAATGATATGCGACGATTTGTTGGTAAACCGACTATTTTGGTTTACAACAATCTGATTGATAGTCTCTGCAAATCCAATAGATTGGAGGAGAGCTATGAGCTCTTGAGAGAGATCAAAGAATTGGGAATTGAACCTACTCATTTCACTTATAACTCCATTtatggatgcatgtgtaaaagaAAGGATGTCCCGGGGGCGAGCAATATGTTGAAGGAGATGGGTGCGTGTGGACATGGACCATGGATAAAACATACCACCCTTCTTGTGAAAGAGCTATGTGATCACGGGAGGGTGATAGAAGCATGCGAGTTTCTCGATAACATGGTTCAGCAAGGCTTCCTTCCTGATATAGTTTCGTATTCTGCAGCAATTGGCGGCTTGGTTAACATTCAAGAAGTTGATCATGCAATGAAAATATTCAGGGATTTATGTTCTCGTGGGCACTGTCCGGATGTggtttgttttaatttgttgataaGAGGGCTATGCAAAGCCAACAGATTCTCAGAGGCTGAAAATTTATTCAATGAGCTTGTTGAGAGGGGCCTTTCTCCCTCAGTTGTCACCTACAATCTGTTTATTGATTATTGGTGCAAAAATGGTTCTGTTGATAAGGCTATGGCGCTTCTTTTCAAAATGTCCAAAGAAGACAAGGAGCCTAGTATCATTACATACACAACTTTGGTGGATGGGTTATGCAAAGAAGAAAGGCCTGATGATGCTATCTTGCTCTGGAAGGAGATGGAAAGAAAAGGTTGCCCTCTGAATCGAATCGCTTTCATGGCAATTATTTATGGTCTTTGCAAATGCAATAGACCAACTGATGCGCTTTGTTATTTACGTGAGATGGAACAGAAACAAATGAAACCGGCCTCCTTCATTTATATTGCATTGCTAAGTGCTTATGTGTCTGATCTGAATTTGACATCTGCATTTGAAATTTTCAAAGAGATGGTTGATTTAGGATTTTTTCCTCACCCCCTTGATAAAAATTACCCCATTGCAGT
- the LOC123901353 gene encoding E3 ubiquitin-protein ligase RING1-like → MSSGGDSGGGAVGKLFFCHVCSRRVTCSDDSEPFCPICFQGFLEECNQIPEPNPNPSFHFSFNNDDSSDTDSDFPFHPFALLPLLLSSASISRTRPDSESFDPFTFLQNHLNGLHADGANIQFEINHPSESEPGGRVPSSFGDYFLGPGLEQLIQQLAENDPNRYGTPPASKEAVKNLPTVTVDDELLNSELNQCAVCQDEFEKGLQVKQMPCKHVYHDDCLLPWLELHNSCPVCRYELPTDDADYENRGSDNDGNGLRSVVDGSSTGSGAGSNGGGGGGNRPVHRTFRIYLRYPFGDSAQDSGERGLGNGQEDLD, encoded by the coding sequence ATGTCTTCTGGCGGCGATAGCGGCGGCGGCGCTGTTGGTAAGCTTTTCTTCTGCCACGTTTGCAGTCGGAGAGTTACCTGCTCCGATGATTCCGAACCTTTCTGCCCAATCTGCTTCCAAGGTTTTCTCGAAGAATGCAATCAAATTCCTGAACCTAACCCTAACCCTAGCTTTCACTTCAGCTTCAACAACGACGATTCTTCCGATACCGATTCCGATTTCCCTTTCCATCCATTCGCTCTTCTCCCTCTGTTGTTATCTTCTGCCTCAATTTCCAGAACCCGACCCGATTCAGAGAGTTTCGACCCGTTCACTTTCCTTCAGAATCACCTTAACGGCCTTCACGCCGATGGTGCTAACATTCAATTCGAAATCAATCATCCTTCTGAATCTGAACCAGGTGGTCGCGTTCCCTCTAGCTTTGGCGATTACTTTCTCGGTCCTGGCCTCGAACAATTGATTCAGCAACTCGCTGAGAATGATCCTAACCGTTACGGAACACCGCCGGCATCCAAAGAGGCGGTTAAGAATCTTCCAACGGTAACTGTTGATGATGAATTGTTGAACTCGGAATTGAACCAATGTGCTGTTTGTCAGGATGAGTTTGAGAAGGGTTTGCAGGTGAAGCAAATGCCTTGCAAGCATGTGTATCATGATGATTGCTTGCTTCCATGGCTTGAATTGCATAATTCTTGCCCTGTTTGTCGATATGAACTGCCAACTGATGATGCTGATTATGAGAATCGTGGTAGTGATAATGATGGCAATGGGTTGAGGTCTGTTGTTGATGGTAGCAGTACTGGTAGTGGTGCCGGCAgcaatggtggtggtggagggGGGAACAGACCTGTCCACAGGACTTTTAGAATATATCTGCGGTATCCTTTCGGTGACTCTGCTCAGGACTCTGGTGAAAGGGGATTAGGAAATGGGCAAGAGGATTTGGATTGA